A section of the Methanosarcina mazei S-6 genome encodes:
- a CDS encoding pyridoxal phosphate-dependent aminotransferase, with product MTSARLKRVEESATIRISNIATRMIKEGTDVINFSLGEPDFDTPKNICDAAAKAMYEGKTHYAPSAGIPELRSAIAEKLRTENHLDVSEKDVLVTPGAKQGIFEIMMGSLDDGDQALLFDPAWVTYDACIRFAGADTVWVPTVPEKGFLPDNFAEYINDKTKLIVVNSPGNPTGGVFGKKTLQCIADIAIDHDLLVVSDEIYEKIIYDREHISIGSFDGMQERTITVNGFSKAYAMTGWRLGYLTAPPEIFKLLQKIQSHSVSSATTFVQYGGLEALQGPQEGVKAMVDRFKMRRDILIDGLNKMGLECKKPDGAFYAFANVSDYGNGTEVAEKLLKEAHVAVTPGIAFGASGEDFIRISYATSIDRIREALDRLEKVFA from the coding sequence ATGACATCCGCAAGGCTTAAGCGTGTAGAAGAATCCGCAACGATCAGGATCTCCAATATTGCAACCAGAATGATTAAAGAGGGTACAGACGTTATCAACTTTAGCCTTGGCGAACCTGATTTCGATACCCCGAAAAATATCTGCGATGCCGCAGCAAAGGCTATGTATGAGGGAAAAACCCATTATGCCCCTTCTGCAGGCATTCCGGAACTGAGATCTGCTATTGCCGAAAAACTGAGGACTGAGAACCATCTGGATGTGAGTGAAAAAGATGTGCTGGTCACTCCGGGTGCAAAGCAGGGGATTTTCGAAATAATGATGGGTTCCCTCGACGACGGGGATCAGGCCCTCCTCTTTGATCCTGCATGGGTAACTTATGATGCCTGCATCCGTTTTGCAGGGGCAGATACGGTTTGGGTTCCCACAGTTCCTGAGAAAGGTTTCCTGCCTGACAATTTTGCCGAATACATAAATGATAAAACAAAACTCATTGTTGTAAACAGCCCCGGCAACCCGACAGGCGGCGTATTCGGGAAAAAGACCCTTCAGTGCATTGCCGATATAGCAATTGACCATGACCTTCTGGTAGTCTCGGACGAGATCTATGAGAAAATCATCTATGACAGGGAACACATCAGCATCGGCAGCTTCGATGGGATGCAGGAGAGGACCATTACTGTAAACGGTTTTTCCAAAGCATACGCAATGACCGGCTGGAGGCTCGGATACCTGACAGCCCCTCCTGAGATTTTCAAGCTACTGCAGAAGATCCAGTCGCACTCCGTAAGCAGCGCTACCACCTTTGTCCAGTACGGCGGGCTTGAAGCCCTTCAGGGACCTCAGGAAGGGGTCAAGGCAATGGTAGACCGCTTTAAAATGCGCAGGGACATCCTTATTGACGGGCTGAATAAAATGGGGCTGGAATGCAAGAAGCCGGATGGTGCTTTTTACGCCTTTGCCAATGTAAGCGATTATGGAAACGGGACTGAAGTTGCTGAAAAGCTCCTGAAAGAAGCTCATGTGGCAGTAACTCCCGGAATCGCTTTCGGGGCTTCGGGCGAGGACTTTATCCGGATTTCCTATGCAACGTCCATCGATAGAATTCGTGAAGCCCTTGACAGGCTTGAAAAAGTGTTTGCATAA
- the ribH gene encoding 6,7-dimethyl-8-ribityllumazine synthase — protein MTISLGFVVAEFNRDLTYQMELLGREHAEFLGATVKETILVPGVFDMPLAIKKLCQREDIDAVVTIGSVIEGETDHDQVVMQHAARKIMDLSLEFNKPVTLGIPGPGMTRMAAHERVDYAKRAVEAAVKLVRRL, from the coding sequence ATGACTATCAGCCTAGGATTTGTTGTAGCTGAATTTAACAGGGATCTTACCTATCAGATGGAGCTGCTTGGAAGAGAGCATGCAGAGTTCCTTGGGGCAACAGTTAAAGAGACTATTCTCGTGCCCGGGGTCTTTGATATGCCTCTTGCAATCAAAAAGCTCTGCCAGAGGGAAGATATTGATGCAGTGGTTACCATAGGGTCGGTAATCGAAGGCGAAACCGACCATGACCAGGTGGTTATGCAGCATGCCGCAAGAAAGATTATGGATCTTTCCCTTGAGTTCAACAAGCCGGTAACTCTTGGAATCCCCGGCCCGGGTATGACCAGGATGGCCGCACATGAACGTGTCGACTATGCCAAAAGGGCTGTCGAAGCTGCGGTAAAGCTGGTGCGGCGGCTGTGA
- the ribC gene encoding riboflavin synthase yields the protein MPTIGIADTTFARYNMGRAAIDEIQKNVSAQIKRVTVPGIKDLPVAAKKLIEEEGCDIVMALGMPGGKEKDKMCAHEASQGLIMAQLMTNTHIIEVFVHEDEGKDEKELAFLMDRRTREHALNVIKLLFKPEKLVREAGTGQRQGFEDAGPLRM from the coding sequence ATGCCTACAATAGGGATTGCAGATACAACGTTTGCGCGCTATAATATGGGGCGTGCAGCAATTGACGAGATACAGAAAAATGTATCCGCACAGATTAAAAGAGTAACCGTACCCGGCATAAAGGACCTTCCGGTAGCAGCCAAAAAGCTTATCGAAGAAGAAGGCTGCGACATAGTAATGGCCCTTGGCATGCCTGGCGGCAAAGAAAAAGACAAAATGTGCGCTCATGAAGCTTCTCAGGGTCTTATTATGGCCCAGCTCATGACCAATACCCATATTATTGAGGTCTTTGTCCATGAGGATGAAGGAAAAGATGAGAAAGAACTCGCATTTCTGATGGACAGGCGGACCCGCGAACATGCTTTAAATGTGATAAAACTGCTCTTCAAGCCGGAAAAACTGGTCAGGGAAGCCGGCACCGGTCAAAGACAGGGGTTTGAAGATGCAGGCCCTTTAAGAATGTGA
- a CDS encoding L-aspartate semialdehyde sulfurtransferase: MVKKSIHEINKKIEDGSVNVVTAEEMVGIVEDLGVESAAKEVDVVTTGTFGAMCSSGLMLNLGHSEPPIKIQKLWFNNVEAYSGIAAVDAYLGAAQISDTRGIQYGGAHVIEDLLRGKEINVHATSYGTDCYPRKVLDTAITLEDLNEAVLLNPRNAYQKYNAATNSSKRILNTYMGELLPNFGNVTYSGAGVLSPLSNDPGYETIGTGTRIFLGGAQGYVIGNGTQHSPSGSFGTLMLKGNLKEMSPDYLRAASFAGYGTTLYMGIGIPIPILNEKLAAATAVRDEDITTSVLDYAIGSRDKPVVRQVNYAELRSGSVQIEGKDVPTSSLSSFKNARKIANELKEWVKHGKFFVSMPVEKLCSEGSAKPMKQTQAVPLVKDVMSDFIVTIKKDQTVQDAAKKIWENSFNHLAVVSDTGELVGILTAWDISKAVAENIFDSVESVMTKKVLTCAPNEPVDLAARRLDRYGVSAMPVIDAQKKVLGIITSDNISKLFARRY; encoded by the coding sequence ATGGTAAAAAAATCAATTCATGAGATTAATAAAAAAATTGAAGATGGGAGCGTCAATGTAGTCACAGCCGAAGAAATGGTTGGAATTGTTGAAGACCTCGGCGTGGAAAGTGCTGCGAAAGAAGTGGATGTGGTGACAACAGGCACTTTCGGAGCCATGTGCTCATCAGGTTTGATGCTCAATCTGGGTCATTCAGAACCCCCGATTAAAATTCAGAAATTATGGTTCAATAATGTTGAGGCGTACAGCGGGATTGCTGCTGTTGATGCTTACCTCGGAGCTGCCCAGATATCGGACACACGCGGGATTCAGTATGGAGGAGCGCACGTTATTGAAGACCTTCTCAGGGGAAAAGAAATCAATGTTCATGCAACTTCCTACGGGACAGACTGCTACCCGAGAAAAGTGCTTGATACGGCGATCACCCTTGAAGACTTAAACGAAGCCGTTCTTCTCAACCCCAGGAATGCATACCAGAAATACAACGCTGCAACAAACAGTTCTAAAAGGATCCTGAATACTTATATGGGTGAGCTTCTCCCCAACTTCGGAAACGTCACTTATTCCGGAGCAGGAGTGCTTTCTCCCCTGTCAAACGACCCGGGCTATGAAACTATAGGGACAGGCACAAGGATTTTCCTTGGAGGTGCGCAGGGTTATGTCATAGGCAATGGGACTCAGCATTCCCCATCCGGAAGTTTTGGAACCCTCATGCTTAAAGGGAACCTTAAGGAAATGAGCCCTGATTATTTAAGAGCCGCCTCTTTTGCAGGTTACGGGACAACCCTTTACATGGGAATCGGGATTCCTATTCCTATCCTGAATGAAAAGCTTGCAGCTGCAACTGCAGTACGTGACGAGGACATCACCACCAGTGTGCTTGACTATGCCATCGGAAGCAGGGACAAGCCTGTGGTCAGGCAGGTAAATTATGCCGAACTCAGATCTGGATCTGTGCAGATTGAAGGAAAGGATGTTCCAACATCTTCCCTTTCAAGCTTCAAGAACGCCAGAAAGATTGCAAACGAGCTGAAGGAATGGGTAAAACACGGAAAGTTCTTTGTCAGCATGCCTGTGGAAAAGCTTTGCAGTGAAGGCTCGGCAAAGCCCATGAAGCAGACTCAGGCAGTGCCTCTTGTAAAAGACGTTATGTCCGATTTCATTGTCACTATCAAAAAGGATCAGACTGTCCAGGACGCTGCAAAGAAAATCTGGGAGAACTCTTTCAACCACCTTGCAGTAGTTTCGGATACCGGTGAACTTGTAGGGATCCTCACAGCCTGGGATATCTCAAAGGCAGTCGCGGAAAACATTTTCGATTCCGTAGAAAGCGTTATGACGAAAAAGGTCCTTACCTGCGCCCCTAACGAACCTGTGGACCTTGCAGCCCGCAGGCTTGACCGCTACGGAGTTTCAGCAATGCCGGTGATTGATGCGCAGAAGAAAGTACTCGGGATTATCACAA
- a CDS encoding adenylyltransferase/cytidyltransferase family protein — MLAGYYPSPGDLLTRVLATGTFDILHPGHVYFLAQAKALGDELFVIIARDSNVTHKPKPVIPEEQRLEMVDALKAVNKAILGSEKDMFEPLREIKPDIIALGYDQRFDTEILEKELTKRGLPAKVVRIPLSKECPLCSTGTIIKEVLKRYG; from the coding sequence ATGCTTGCAGGATATTACCCGAGTCCAGGTGATTTATTGACGCGTGTATTGGCTACCGGAACTTTTGATATTCTCCATCCGGGACATGTTTATTTCCTGGCCCAGGCGAAGGCTCTCGGAGACGAGCTCTTTGTCATTATTGCCAGGGATTCCAATGTGACCCATAAGCCGAAACCAGTGATTCCCGAGGAACAGCGGCTTGAGATGGTAGATGCACTCAAAGCGGTAAATAAAGCCATTCTTGGCAGTGAAAAGGACATGTTCGAACCTCTCAGGGAGATCAAACCGGATATCATTGCTCTGGGCTATGACCAGCGTTTTGACACAGAGATTCTGGAAAAAGAACTTACAAAAAGAGGGCTTCCTGCAAAAGTAGTAAGGATCCCGCTTTCAAAAGAATGCCCCCTTTGCAGTACCGGCACAATTATAAAAGAAGTCCTTAAACGGTACGGGTAA